The Brasilonema sennae CENA114 genome includes a region encoding these proteins:
- a CDS encoding DUF928 domain-containing protein, translated as MNSTKWMLTITLILSSITYYPAKVIAQTQQPATTKQAVQLNRSGTSSQQRTSRPVFVLPKTPARLSPVSGRRAGMGSRDNCPAVPTALTALVPLQREQKASKQTDKSILGIVEGVTTSERPTFWFYVPYTQDLTVGAEFILQDNAGNEIYKNAIALPPKPSVIPVSLPSNASLQVGKIYRWYLKVRCNQQQTASVPIYVEGDIQRVNLDSRVVQQLEAATDPGQKATIYAANGIWFDSLTILAQERQKNPNDASVAEDWQSLLRSVNLDNVATAPLVK; from the coding sequence GTGAACTCCACAAAATGGATGCTAACAATCACTCTCATTTTGAGCAGCATCACCTACTATCCAGCAAAGGTAATAGCCCAAACTCAACAACCAGCAACGACTAAGCAGGCTGTACAACTTAACAGAAGTGGGACTTCATCTCAACAACGTACCTCTCGACCTGTTTTTGTTTTGCCAAAAACACCCGCACGGTTAAGTCCTGTCTCTGGGCGTAGAGCAGGAATGGGTAGCCGGGATAATTGTCCTGCGGTTCCAACTGCACTCACTGCTTTAGTACCGTTACAAAGGGAACAAAAGGCTAGCAAACAAACAGACAAATCAATTTTGGGGATTGTCGAGGGAGTAACCACCTCTGAACGACCAACGTTTTGGTTTTACGTTCCTTACACTCAGGATTTAACAGTTGGTGCTGAATTTATCTTACAAGATAATGCGGGAAACGAGATTTATAAAAATGCGATCGCACTCCCTCCAAAGCCCAGTGTCATACCTGTTTCTCTTCCATCCAATGCATCCTTGCAAGTAGGGAAAATATATCGCTGGTATTTAAAAGTCCGTTGCAATCAGCAACAAACAGCGAGCGTTCCTATTTATGTAGAAGGAGACATTCAAAGAGTGAATTTGGATTCTCGTGTTGTCCAGCAGTTGGAAGCAGCCACGGATCCAGGGCAAAAGGCTACAATCTATGCGGCTAATGGTATTTGGTTTGATTCTCTGACAATACTGGCACAAGAACGCCAGAAGAATCCTAATGATGCATCTGTTGCTGAAGATTGGCAAAGTTTATTGCGATCGGTCAATTTGGATAATGTTGCTACGGCTCCTCTGGTTAAATAA
- a CDS encoding GAF domain-containing sensor histidine kinase has protein sequence MSKANEDEILLHNQPWQRELRAMTLLSSLNYRTGELCSYLHNIACGVSELIEVDWSVVTLCQEGFETVLASSIDMGEGEHIYSLHGSLTGTVIEIGHSLAVENAEKHPEYGEAPEGYCSYLGIPLRTAQGEVIGTVCSFHQQPREFTKEEIQIVELFAERAATAIDHYHLYQQQCQFNQVLEAEVEKRTQELRAAQTKLVEQKRLAAIGEFAAMIVHEIRNPLTTMIMGLKFFKKTTLAEPAQERLSLALDEGSRLERLLTEILLYAKPQVLQLCELDVNQFIRELLVPICEMPEALSRQIEFIPASSTIKILGDKDKLKQVFINIVRNACEAISDGDVVTWKVDTSCEDKVCINVCNGGEPIPPEVLSKLTQPFFSTKPGGTGLGLAITKRIVNAHGGELLIQSDAVTGTIMSVQLSKWV, from the coding sequence ATGAGTAAAGCCAATGAAGATGAAATCTTGTTGCATAACCAGCCGTGGCAACGGGAGTTACGGGCGATGACGCTTTTGTCCTCATTGAACTATCGAACTGGAGAATTGTGTAGTTATTTACATAACATTGCCTGTGGTGTCAGCGAACTCATTGAGGTAGATTGGTCAGTAGTAACGCTATGTCAGGAAGGGTTTGAAACAGTGCTGGCAAGTAGTATTGACATGGGCGAGGGCGAACACATTTATTCACTACATGGTTCACTCACTGGCACTGTTATAGAAATCGGTCACTCGTTAGCAGTGGAAAATGCTGAAAAACATCCTGAGTATGGAGAGGCTCCAGAAGGTTATTGCTCATATTTAGGAATACCATTACGGACTGCCCAAGGTGAAGTGATTGGTACTGTGTGTTCTTTTCATCAGCAGCCAAGGGAGTTTACAAAAGAAGAAATCCAAATAGTGGAACTGTTTGCAGAACGTGCGGCTACAGCAATCGACCATTACCATCTCTACCAGCAACAGTGCCAATTTAATCAAGTTCTGGAAGCTGAGGTCGAAAAACGCACTCAAGAACTGCGGGCGGCGCAAACCAAGCTTGTAGAACAGAAACGGTTGGCAGCCATTGGTGAATTTGCTGCTATGATTGTGCATGAAATTCGCAATCCCCTGACCACAATGATCATGGGTTTAAAGTTTTTTAAGAAAACTACTCTGGCTGAACCAGCTCAAGAGCGATTATCGTTAGCACTTGACGAGGGTAGTCGTCTGGAACGTCTGCTGACTGAAATTTTGCTCTACGCCAAACCTCAGGTTTTGCAGTTGTGTGAATTGGATGTGAATCAATTTATTCGTGAGTTGCTAGTGCCAATCTGCGAAATGCCAGAAGCACTCTCACGGCAAATCGAATTTATTCCGGCGTCATCAACAATCAAAATTCTGGGTGACAAGGATAAGTTAAAACAAGTGTTTATTAATATTGTCCGCAATGCCTGCGAAGCAATCTCAGATGGAGATGTCGTCACATGGAAAGTAGACACTTCGTGTGAAGATAAAGTCTGCATTAACGTCTGCAATGGCGGCGAGCCAATTCCTCCAGAAGTCCTCTCAAAGTTAACGCAGCCATTCTTTTCCACAAAACCTGGTGGTACTGGGCTGGGGCTTGCCATTACCAAACGTATTGTTAATGCTCATGGTGGGGAATTACTGATTCAGTCTGATGCAGTGACAGGTACTATAATGAGTGTTCAATTAAGTAAGTGGGTGTGA
- a CDS encoding sensor histidine kinase: MNFLDQFRRKLAKVLRARIDPSSLQFRLSIGIIVIFTVGISSFTRWISWEIKQFIIMTYQQYGMSYDDPKLLAIIKNLETMSVVLLATTIVFTIVFIRRSLLPLQQMNQWAAAHAAELSSYHPRLNQTPSEVKAVAQTWNELLTRLMEVREQQQQFTNDLAHELRTPLSMVYAYLQRTLQRSQNLLDSQKEALEMAVSDAERMTRIVQDLVDLARAGSSAMPLQAEPLILNDLIAEIAQMREKFDHRAIQLEVVPFPMKVKAERNQLMQALNHLIDNAFQYSDVGEPVTLQLIQVDGWAVIEVSDNGCGIPLADQSRIFEPFYRVDPSRTRSTGGTGLGLSIVKRLVERMGGKVGIRSEPGYGSTFILRLPALGAKI, from the coding sequence ATGAATTTTCTAGACCAGTTTAGGAGAAAATTAGCGAAAGTTCTTCGAGCAAGAATTGACCCCTCTTCGCTACAATTTCGCCTGAGTATTGGAATCATCGTTATCTTTACAGTAGGAATCAGTAGTTTTACTAGATGGATAAGTTGGGAAATAAAACAGTTTATCATTATGACTTATCAACAATATGGTATGTCTTATGATGACCCCAAGCTGTTGGCAATTATTAAAAATCTGGAAACTATGAGCGTTGTGTTGCTTGCCACCACTATAGTTTTCACCATTGTGTTTATTAGGCGATCGCTCTTGCCGTTACAACAGATGAATCAGTGGGCGGCTGCCCACGCTGCTGAACTGAGCTCGTATCACCCACGGTTAAATCAGACACCAAGCGAAGTGAAAGCAGTAGCTCAAACGTGGAATGAGTTGTTAACAAGGTTAATGGAGGTTAGAGAACAACAGCAACAGTTTACCAACGACTTGGCTCATGAGTTACGCACACCCCTCAGTATGGTTTATGCATATTTGCAGAGAACTCTGCAACGCAGTCAAAACTTATTAGATTCCCAGAAAGAGGCTCTAGAGATGGCTGTTTCTGACGCAGAACGAATGACTCGCATCGTGCAAGACTTAGTGGATTTGGCACGCGCAGGTAGCAGTGCTATGCCCTTGCAAGCTGAACCATTGATACTAAATGATTTGATTGCAGAAATAGCACAGATGAGAGAAAAATTTGACCATCGAGCAATCCAGCTTGAAGTCGTTCCGTTTCCGATGAAAGTCAAAGCGGAACGCAACCAGCTAATGCAGGCGTTAAACCATTTGATTGACAATGCTTTTCAATACTCGGATGTAGGTGAGCCAGTGACTTTACAACTGATTCAAGTTGATGGTTGGGCAGTGATTGAAGTAAGTGACAACGGCTGTGGTATTCCTTTAGCAGATCAATCTCGCATTTTTGAACCCTTTTATCGGGTAGATCCATCCCGTACCCGTTCGACTGGAGGAACAGGCTTGGGTTTATCTATAGTAAAACGCCTTGTGGAGCGCATGGGAGGCAAGGTTGGAATTCGCTCAGAACCTGGTTATGGCAGCACTTTTATTCTGAGATTACCTGCATTAGGAGCAAAAATATGA
- a CDS encoding response regulator transcription factor — MTAHILLVEDEIKLARFVELELSSEGYKVSVAHDGITGLTLAREESPDLAILDWMLPGLSGLEVCRRLRTTGNKMPVILLTAKDEVSDRVAGLDAGADDYVVKPFSIEELLARIRAHLRRTQETDEDVLQFEDLSLNRRTREVFRSKRAIELTAKEFDLLEYLLSHPRQVFTRDQILEKVWGYDFMGDSNIIEVYIRYLRLKLEENNEKRLIHTLRGVGYALRE, encoded by the coding sequence ATGACAGCGCATATCCTCCTGGTTGAAGATGAAATCAAACTGGCGCGATTTGTCGAATTGGAACTGAGTAGCGAAGGTTACAAAGTCAGTGTGGCGCATGATGGAATCACGGGTTTAACTCTGGCGCGAGAGGAATCACCAGACTTAGCGATTCTTGACTGGATGCTACCTGGGTTATCTGGGTTAGAAGTTTGCCGTCGCTTACGCACAACCGGGAACAAAATGCCAGTGATTTTGTTGACAGCAAAAGATGAAGTGAGCGATCGCGTGGCAGGTTTGGACGCAGGAGCTGATGATTATGTCGTCAAACCATTTAGCATTGAGGAGCTGCTGGCAAGAATCCGTGCCCATCTGCGTCGCACTCAAGAAACAGATGAGGATGTATTGCAGTTTGAAGATTTGAGCTTAAATCGCCGTACTCGTGAAGTATTTCGCAGCAAACGAGCGATTGAGCTAACGGCAAAAGAGTTTGATTTATTGGAGTATCTTCTTAGCCATCCCCGTCAGGTGTTTACTAGAGACCAAATTCTAGAGAAAGTTTGGGGTTATGACTTTATGGGTGATTCTAATATTATTGAAGTTTACATTCGTTATCTGCGTCTCAAACTGGAAGAAAATAATGAAAAACGCTTGATTCATACTCTGCGTGGTGTGGGGTATGCGTTAAGAGAGTAG
- a CDS encoding PAS domain S-box protein — MIALPGVTIHSKIYESSVSLVYRGIRERENCAVIAKVLKQDYPSSGELTRYRQEYEITRSLNIEGVVKAYSQQDYQRTLVILLEDFGGESLEYWMRQQSDFCPMPLSIFLDVAIAITHTLGRIHAAHVIHKDINPGNIVFNLNTGVVKIIDFGIATRLGRTNPTFKSLHLLEGTPAYLSPEQTGRMNRMLDYRTDFYSLGVTFYELLTGQLPFPTKDLLELVHCHIARPPIPPHELNATIPQPVSDLILKLMAKNAEDRYQSAWGIKTDLERCAQQLAEMGQINAMSLGLQDVSEQFCIPQKLYGREAEIEALLAAFDRVAGKETFGEICQLESGIENAQLNVELMLVAGYAGVGKTALVQELYKPITAKHGYFISGKFDQFGRNVPYSAIAHALQKLVQQLLGEPDEQLQQWQERLLTALGSNGQIIIDVIREVELIIGKQPPVPEVGATQAQNRFNLTFQRFMRAFCAKEHPLVIFLDDLQWIDSATLKLIELILLDEQTQYLFLIGAYRDNEVSPTHPLVLTLENLRNQGAILQEIILTPLTLKSLSQLLAETLHHNPETVHSLAQTVSRKTEGNPFFVGEFLKMLYGENLLTFDAQQLSWQWNLAEIEVQDITDNVVELLLRQLQKLPEATQQVLSIAACVGSEFDLETLAIVCEKSPKAIFQDLLAAIQTGLIQPLSDLDEDLLVQEYKFSHDRVQQAAYALIDESCKQVVHLQIGRNLLEKTLPEQRSDRLFAIVDHLDQGVELVTAQSERTEIARLNLMAGQKAKAATAYEAAFKYFTTGLQLLKKQSWQSEYDLTLALYSEAAEAAYLQGRFDEMEQLVEVVLDRAKTVVDKVQAYDSRIQGYLSQGNLKEALKTGLEALKLLGIDLIENPSQADIQRELESTAALLAEREIEDLINLPEMTAPEPLAAMSILANMGSAAFIMLPALWILITFKTVNLSINYGNAIWSSLYYACYGFVLCGVVQDIELGYELGKLALGLAERLNTRGNAKTLMFSSVHIMHWKVHLKNTIPMLADAYQNGVETGDFEIAGYAAYYVCHNSFFAGEELTQLKQKTATYSKAIDQIRRESPSNWLAILWQTILNLLDRSLNPSRLVGRLCNEEQALPHAIAVKDGTAIQMLYLHKVILCYLFEEYHQAVQTAILARQYFEEVTAITVLPVFCFYHSLALLSLSLDTSSAEKAAWLSCVSTNQEKMQKWAEHAPMNYLHKFHLVEAEKARVLGQFLEAEEFYERAIAGAAENEFIQEEALAYELAAKHYLARGREKIAQTYMKEAHYWYDRWGAKAKVKDLEKRYPQLLNSNPIRQSNSILIEGTISHSTAVIDLAAVMKAAQALSEIIHLDQLIATLMQVVIENAGAETGALILLEDDQLTVVAQCSGSRQCNLEKTTVAGCATIPVSVIQSVERTQETLVFDDAVSEASVSTNSYIQRQQTRSLLCMPILKQSQLIGILYLENNLSTGVFTSDRLQVLKLLIAQAAISLENARLYERLADYSETLERKVEARTQALQQEIAERQQTEAALRQSEANYRNLLQTANSVIIRYDPQGRIRYINDYGVKFLGYEEHQILGRTLFETIIPDIETSGRDVKPFVHDLLRNPQSYPQGEGENLCRDGRRVWVSWSNQAIFNEQGDVVEILSVGNDTTQRKQAEEALQRSEAKFRTIFENSQVGIFRTRLSDGLLLDANQRHANLFGFDSPEESIGLEHATDYYVNPSDRQQFLELLKRDREVRSYEAQMRKRDGTVFWVLFSSYLNATDGYIEGVIADISDRKRAEEALRESEQLLDVSFSHSLDGFFIMMLDQPVQWDSSVDKDQVLDYVFAHQRVTKANDAILAQYGISQEQFIGFTPNDLYAHDLAYGKRVWREFLDAGKLCIETDERRSDGTAIWIEGNYICLYDSQGRIIGQFGVQRDISVRKRIEDDRKQAEEALQASESKLRTLIEAIPDPLFVLTAEGRFLEIIVLEPNLLWQPIEEMIGKTMHQLGKEQADEFLSYIQQVLRTQQILTVEYSTFINGREAWFSARIAPIDHDQVIWLTRDITPLKQAEAASILEERNRMAREIHDTLAQAFTGILAQVGAANQVLTDDLEATQAHLDLIKELARTGLTEARRSVVALRPQLLEEGSLQSALHRLVAQLRTAAMDTTLYYEIEGAVYSLPTEVESNLLRIGQEALTNAIRHANADEIRVELVYDRNRFCLRVKDNGQGFGVGSVPSSNGFGLLGMSERAERIGAQLTIRSQPGQGTEIIVTVNP; from the coding sequence ATGATTGCCTTACCTGGAGTTACCATCCATAGCAAAATCTATGAAAGTTCGGTTTCTCTAGTGTATCGGGGCATAAGAGAACGGGAGAATTGTGCAGTCATCGCTAAAGTTCTGAAGCAGGATTATCCTTCTTCTGGGGAATTAACTCGTTATCGGCAGGAATATGAAATTACCCGTTCCCTCAACATCGAAGGCGTAGTTAAGGCATACAGCCAGCAAGACTACCAGCGCACGCTGGTTATTCTCCTGGAGGACTTTGGTGGAGAGTCTTTAGAATACTGGATGCGGCAGCAATCAGACTTCTGTCCCATGCCCTTGTCGATTTTTTTGGATGTGGCGATCGCCATTACCCATACTCTGGGCAGAATCCATGCGGCTCATGTCATCCATAAAGATATTAACCCTGGTAACATTGTCTTTAATCTGAACACTGGCGTTGTTAAAATCATTGATTTTGGGATTGCTACTCGCTTGGGCCGCACTAATCCCACGTTCAAAAGTCTCCATCTTCTGGAAGGAACCCCCGCCTATTTGTCGCCAGAGCAAACCGGGCGGATGAACCGGATGCTCGACTATCGCACCGATTTCTACTCGCTGGGCGTAACCTTCTACGAACTGTTGACGGGACAATTGCCGTTTCCCACCAAAGATCTTCTAGAGCTAGTCCACTGTCACATTGCCAGACCACCGATTCCCCCGCACGAATTAAACGCGACGATTCCCCAACCCGTTTCAGACCTGATTTTGAAACTGATGGCGAAAAATGCGGAGGATCGCTATCAAAGTGCCTGGGGCATCAAAACGGATCTAGAACGCTGCGCTCAACAACTGGCAGAAATGGGTCAGATTAACGCCATGTCGTTGGGACTACAAGATGTTTCCGAACAGTTTTGCATTCCTCAAAAACTGTATGGACGAGAAGCGGAGATTGAAGCATTATTGGCGGCGTTTGACAGAGTGGCTGGAAAAGAGACATTCGGCGAAATTTGTCAACTAGAGTCAGGCATAGAAAATGCTCAACTCAATGTCGAACTCATGCTCGTTGCTGGTTACGCTGGCGTTGGCAAAACAGCATTGGTGCAGGAACTCTACAAACCCATCACGGCAAAGCACGGCTATTTCATATCAGGTAAATTTGACCAATTTGGGCGCAATGTTCCTTATAGCGCGATCGCCCATGCCCTGCAAAAATTGGTGCAGCAACTACTGGGTGAACCTGACGAGCAGTTGCAACAGTGGCAAGAGCGCCTGCTCACCGCTTTGGGAAGCAATGGACAAATCATCATTGATGTCATAAGAGAAGTTGAGTTAATCATTGGCAAGCAGCCGCCCGTACCAGAAGTTGGAGCAACCCAAGCACAGAATCGCTTCAATCTAACTTTTCAAAGGTTTATGCGGGCGTTTTGTGCAAAAGAGCATCCCCTGGTCATCTTCTTAGATGATCTACAGTGGATCGATTCTGCGACGCTGAAGTTAATCGAACTCATCTTACTTGACGAGCAAACCCAATATCTGTTTTTGATCGGAGCTTATCGAGATAATGAAGTGTCTCCAACGCATCCATTGGTTTTGACGCTAGAGAACCTGCGAAACCAGGGAGCAATTCTTCAGGAAATCATTCTGACCCCCTTAACATTAAAATCGTTGAGTCAACTGTTAGCTGAGACATTACATCACAATCCTGAAACGGTTCATTCCCTAGCCCAAACTGTGTCACGTAAAACCGAGGGCAACCCGTTCTTTGTCGGTGAATTTTTGAAAATGCTGTATGGCGAAAATCTGTTGACCTTTGATGCACAACAGTTGAGCTGGCAATGGAACTTGGCTGAGATTGAAGTTCAAGATATCACTGATAATGTAGTGGAGTTGCTGTTGCGTCAGTTGCAGAAATTGCCGGAAGCAACACAGCAAGTTCTCTCCATCGCCGCTTGTGTTGGGTCTGAGTTTGATTTAGAAACATTGGCGATCGTTTGCGAAAAATCACCGAAAGCAATTTTTCAGGATTTACTAGCAGCAATACAAACTGGATTAATTCAACCCTTGTCTGACTTAGACGAAGACTTATTAGTGCAAGAGTATAAGTTTTCGCACGATCGCGTCCAGCAAGCCGCTTATGCCTTGATTGATGAGTCGTGCAAACAAGTGGTTCATCTCCAAATCGGTCGCAATTTACTCGAAAAAACTTTACCAGAGCAACGATCCGATCGACTGTTTGCAATTGTAGATCATCTCGATCAGGGAGTTGAGCTAGTCACTGCTCAATCAGAACGAACTGAAATTGCTAGATTGAATTTAATGGCAGGTCAGAAAGCAAAGGCAGCAACGGCTTATGAAGCAGCTTTTAAGTATTTCACTACAGGGCTTCAACTCCTCAAGAAACAGAGTTGGCAGAGTGAGTATGACCTCACCTTAGCGCTGTACTCAGAAGCAGCAGAAGCGGCGTATCTCCAGGGTCGCTTTGATGAGATGGAACAGTTGGTAGAAGTGGTACTCGATCGTGCCAAAACAGTGGTTGACAAAGTGCAGGCTTACGATAGCAGAATTCAAGGATATTTGTCACAGGGCAACCTGAAAGAAGCACTAAAAACTGGATTGGAAGCGTTAAAGCTCTTGGGAATAGATTTAATAGAAAATCCAAGTCAGGCAGATATTCAAAGGGAATTGGAGTCAACGGCTGCACTACTCGCTGAACGAGAAATCGAAGACTTGATTAATTTACCAGAGATGACTGCACCAGAACCCCTGGCAGCTATGTCAATCCTAGCGAATATGGGGTCTGCTGCATTTATAATGTTACCAGCACTGTGGATACTGATTACTTTCAAAACGGTAAATTTATCAATCAACTACGGGAATGCTATCTGGTCATCACTGTATTATGCTTGCTACGGGTTTGTTTTATGTGGAGTTGTTCAAGACATTGAACTCGGTTATGAGTTAGGCAAATTGGCTCTGGGTTTGGCAGAACGATTGAATACCAGAGGAAATGCTAAAACATTAATGTTTTCGAGTGTCCATATCATGCACTGGAAGGTGCATCTTAAGAACACAATACCCATGCTGGCTGATGCTTATCAGAATGGAGTGGAAACTGGAGACTTTGAAATAGCTGGTTATGCTGCATATTACGTGTGCCATAACTCGTTTTTTGCTGGAGAGGAACTTACCCAACTGAAACAAAAAACAGCAACTTACAGCAAAGCGATCGACCAAATCAGACGGGAAAGCCCCTCGAATTGGCTTGCAATATTGTGGCAGACCATTCTTAATTTGCTAGATAGGTCTCTTAATCCCAGCCGCTTAGTTGGTAGGCTATGTAATGAAGAGCAGGCGTTACCACACGCTATTGCAGTTAAAGATGGAACTGCAATTCAAATGCTGTATCTGCACAAAGTTATACTGTGTTATCTATTTGAAGAATATCATCAAGCTGTACAGACTGCCATTTTAGCAAGGCAATATTTTGAAGAGGTGACAGCAATAACGGTTTTACCTGTATTCTGTTTCTACCATTCTCTGGCGCTTTTGAGCCTATCGCTTGATACTTCGAGCGCTGAAAAAGCAGCTTGGCTGAGTTGTGTTAGTACCAACCAAGAAAAGATGCAAAAATGGGCAGAACACGCCCCAATGAATTATCTACATAAATTTCATCTAGTCGAGGCAGAGAAAGCGCGAGTCTTAGGGCAATTTCTTGAGGCTGAAGAGTTTTATGAACGAGCGATCGCAGGTGCTGCTGAAAATGAGTTTATCCAAGAAGAAGCATTGGCTTATGAATTAGCGGCTAAACATTATCTAGCGCGAGGTCGAGAAAAAATTGCTCAAACCTACATGAAAGAGGCGCACTATTGGTACGATCGCTGGGGTGCAAAAGCTAAAGTTAAAGACTTAGAAAAACGCTATCCGCAACTACTCAATTCCAACCCAATTCGGCAATCGAATTCAATCTTGATCGAGGGAACAATCAGTCATTCGACTGCGGTGATCGATTTGGCTGCGGTGATGAAAGCGGCTCAAGCCCTCTCAGAAATCATCCATCTCGATCAATTGATTGCCACGTTGATGCAGGTGGTGATAGAAAATGCCGGAGCCGAAACTGGCGCTCTGATTCTCCTGGAAGACGATCAGCTCACTGTCGTGGCTCAGTGCAGTGGGAGTAGACAGTGCAACCTGGAAAAGACCACTGTTGCTGGCTGTGCAACAATTCCTGTTTCCGTCATTCAATCGGTAGAACGCACTCAAGAAACTCTAGTGTTTGATGATGCAGTCAGCGAAGCGTCTGTTTCAACTAATTCTTATATTCAACGCCAACAGACGCGATCGCTCCTTTGTATGCCAATTCTCAAGCAAAGTCAACTGATTGGCATCCTTTATTTAGAGAACAATCTCAGCACTGGAGTGTTTACCAGCGATCGCTTGCAAGTTCTCAAACTGTTGATTGCTCAGGCAGCGATTTCACTAGAAAATGCTCGGTTGTATGAACGGTTAGCAGATTATTCCGAAACACTGGAAAGGAAAGTAGAAGCGCGAACTCAAGCCTTACAGCAGGAGATCGCTGAACGTCAACAAACCGAAGCCGCATTGAGACAAAGTGAAGCGAATTATCGCAACTTGCTACAAACCGCGAATTCAGTCATCATTCGCTATGATCCACAAGGACGGATTCGATACATCAACGATTATGGGGTGAAATTCTTGGGCTATGAAGAACATCAGATTTTAGGGCGAACCTTATTTGAAACAATCATTCCAGACATCGAAACCTCTGGACGCGATGTCAAACCATTTGTTCACGATTTACTTCGCAATCCTCAATCGTACCCGCAAGGCGAGGGTGAAAACCTGTGTCGAGACGGTCGGCGAGTTTGGGTTTCCTGGTCTAATCAAGCCATCTTCAATGAACAGGGAGATGTAGTTGAAATCTTATCGGTTGGTAATGACACCACCCAGCGCAAACAAGCAGAAGAGGCATTACAACGCAGTGAAGCCAAGTTCCGAACTATCTTTGAAAACTCGCAGGTCGGCATCTTCCGAACCCGCCTCTCGGATGGATTACTTCTCGATGCCAATCAACGCCATGCCAATCTGTTTGGCTTTGATTCACCAGAGGAGAGCATTGGGCTTGAACACGCCACAGACTACTATGTAAATCCCAGCGATCGCCAACAATTCCTTGAGTTGCTGAAGCGTGATAGGGAAGTGCGAAGCTATGAAGCACAGATGCGAAAACGAGATGGGACAGTGTTTTGGGTACTTTTCTCTTCTTATCTGAATGCAACCGATGGATACATCGAAGGCGTGATTGCGGATATCAGCGATCGCAAACGAGCAGAAGAGGCACTGCGTGAAAGTGAGCAACTTTTGGATGTATCTTTCTCTCATTCCCTTGACGGATTTTTCATCATGATGCTGGATCAACCCGTGCAGTGGGATAGCAGCGTTGATAAGGATCAGGTTTTGGATTATGTCTTTGCCCACCAGAGGGTTACAAAAGCCAACGATGCCATACTCGCTCAGTATGGGATTAGCCAGGAGCAGTTTATTGGTTTTACTCCCAACGACCTGTATGCCCACGATCTAGCCTATGGCAAACGGGTGTGGCGGGAATTTCTTGATGCTGGGAAGCTATGTATCGAAACGGATGAACGCAGATCGGATGGAACGGCAATCTGGATTGAGGGAAATTATATCTGCCTGTATGACAGTCAAGGCAGAATCATCGGACAATTCGGGGTACAGCGGGACATCAGCGTTCGCAAGCGCATCGAAGACGATCGCAAGCAAGCAGAAGAAGCCCTACAAGCCTCAGAGTCAAAGCTACGGACTCTAATTGAGGCAATTCCCGATCCATTATTTGTACTGACTGCTGAAGGGCGATTCCTTGAAATAATCGTACTGGAACCAAATCTGCTATGGCAACCCATTGAGGAGATGATTGGTAAAACCATGCATCAACTCGGAAAGGAACAAGCCGATGAATTTCTAAGTTATATTCAGCAGGTGCTGAGAACCCAACAAATCCTCACAGTCGAGTACAGTACGTTTATAAATGGACGAGAAGCCTGGTTTTCGGCTCGCATTGCACCAATCGACCACGATCAGGTGATTTGGCTAACGCGAGATATTACGCCGCTCAAGCAAGCAGAAGCCGCCTCAATTTTGGAAGAACGTAACCGCATGGCACGCGAAATTCATGACACACTCGCTCAGGCGTTTACAGGCATTCTGGCTCAGGTAGGAGCTGCAAACCAGGTGCTAACGGATGATTTAGAAGCAACTCAGGCACATCTAGACCTGATCAAAGAATTGGCGCGAACTGGACTGACTGAAGCGCGGCGATCGGTAGTAGCGCTCCGTCCTCAGCTTTTGGAGGAGGGCAGTTTACAGAGCGCTCTACATCGTCTCGTCGCTCAACTCAGAACTGCCGCAATGGATACTACTTTATATTATGAGATCGAGGGTGCAGTGTATTCTCTACCCACTGAAGTCGAAAGTAACCTACTGCGGATTGGGCAGGAAGCATTAACTAATGCTATCAGACACGCCAATGCTGACGAGATTCGAGTGGAGCTAGTATATGATCGTAATCGGTTTTGCTTGCGCGTGAAAGACAATGGGCAGGGCTTTGGAGTTGGGAGTGTTCCATCCTCTAATGGTTTTGGCTTATTAGGCATGAGCGAACGGGCAGAGCGCATCGGCGCACAACTGACGATTAGGAGTCAACCTGGGCAAGGAACAGAGATTATTGTCACCGTCAACCCTTGA